The following coding sequences are from one Mastomys coucha isolate ucsf_1 unplaced genomic scaffold, UCSF_Mcou_1 pScaffold9, whole genome shotgun sequence window:
- the Homez gene encoding homeobox and leucine zipper protein Homez isoform X3 yields MSLQSTHPVHFESDTIYEGRLSMRTRPPGRAVSEGYKPEHDMSPNKDASSLNSSAVGLVCLPPVSEELQLVWTQATQTSELDGNEHLLQAFSYFPYPSLADIALLCLRHGLQMEKVKTWFMAQRLRCGISWSSEEIEETRARVVYHRDQLLFKCLLSFTHQTVRPPQEMPPVPAPGQVALGLSPLALSEPTHMKGLKVEPEEPSQVSQLPLNHQKVKEPLVMGSRTFSYQSDGQDLQISGLSKEQASRHPNQSCGGKTASRNHSTAVHQPDNPPLISLLDKSCKEESEPSGTPPSSSTSSPSFQVLANGTTATPKPLQPLGCISQSFSPSEKALSPQVEPLWPQRLRNNSVSSRVGPTEYLSPDMQHQRKTKRKTKEQLAILKSFFLQCQWARREDYHKLEQITGLPRPEIIQWFGDTRYALKHGQLKWFRDNAVIGTPSFQDPAIPTPSTHSLKEWAKTPPLPAPPPPPDIRPLEKYWAAHQQLQEADILKLSQASRLSTQQVLDWFDSRLPKPAEVVVCLDEEEQEEEDEELPEDGSVLWTEGPWSSNSMMF; encoded by the exons CTGTCTCTGAAGGGTACAAACCAGAGCACGACATGAGTCctaataaagatgccagcagtcTCAACAGCTCAGCAGTGGGACTTGTTTGTCTCCCGCCAGTCTCGGAGGAGCTACAGCTTGTGTGGACTCAAGCCACCCAAACCAGTGAGCTGGATGGAAATGAGCACCTGCTACAAGCCTTCAGCTACTTCCCCTATCCAAGCCTGGCAGATATTGCTCTCCTCTGCCTGCGGCATGGGCTGCAGATGGAAAAGGTAAAGACCTGGTTCATGGCCCAACGTCTCCGCTGTGGCATTAGCTGGTCATctgaagagatagaagagactcGAGCCAGAGTGGTGTACCACCGAGATCAACTCCTTTTCAAGTGtcttctctctttcacacaccaGACAGTGAGGCCCCCACAGGAGATGCCTCCAGTCCCCGCTCCAGGGCAGGTTGCTCTTGGACTGAGTCCTCTGGCGCTTAGTGAGCCCACTCATATGAAAGGATTGAAGGTTGAGCCTGAGGAGCCCTCTCAGGTATCACAGCTGCCATTGAATCATCAGAAAGTTAAGGAGCCCTTGGTGATGGGCAGCAGAACATTCTCCTACCAGTCAGATGGTCAGGATCTTCAGATCAGTGGCCTCTCTAAAGAGCAGGCTAGCAGGCATCCCAACCAGTCATGTGGTGGAAAGACTGCTTCTCGGAATCACTCCACAGCTGTCCATCAGCCAGATAACCCCCCACTGATCTCATTACTTGATAAAAGTTGTAAGGAGGAATCCGAACCTAGTGGAACACCTCcatcttcctctacctcttctccctctttccaggTATTGGCTAATGGAACCACTGCCACCCCTAAACCCCTCCAGCCTTTGGGTTGTATCTCACAGTCATTCTCACCTAGTGAGAAGGCACTGTCTCCACAAGTAGAACCACTCTGGCCCCAAAGGCTACGGAATAACTCAGTATCAAGTAGGGTTGGCCCCACAGAATACCTTTCCCCAGACATGCAACACCAGCGAAAGACTAAGCGTAAAACCAAAGAACAGTTGGCCATCCTCAAATCCTTTTTCCTACAGTGCCAATGGGCACGACGAGAAGATTACCATAAATTAGAACAGATCACTGGTTTACCTCGCCCTGAGATTATTCAGTGGTTTGGTGACACACGATATGCCTTGAAGCATGGACAGCTAAAATGGTTTCGGGACAATGCAGTAATTGGTACCCCTAGTTTTCAAGATCCAGCCATTCCCACACCATCAACTCATTCCTTGAAAGAATGGGCCAAGACACCACCTCTACCagccccaccacccccaccagaTATACGACCTTTGGAGAAGTACTGGGCAGCCCACCAGCAGCTGCAGGAAGCTGATATCCTTAAGCTGAGTCAGGCATCAAGACTAAGTACTCAGCAAGTGTTGGACTGGTTTGACTCTCGATTGCCTAAGCCAGCAGAAGTGGTAGTTTGTCTAGatgaagaggaacaggaggaggaggatgaagaactGCCAGAAGatg GATCTGTCTTGTGGACAGAAGGACCATGGTCTTCTAACTCAATGATGTTCTAG
- the Homez gene encoding homeobox and leucine zipper protein Homez isoform X1, which produces MSLQSTHPVHFESDTIYEGRLSMRTRPPGRAVSEGYKPEHDMSPNKDASSLNSSAVGLVCLPPVSEELQLVWTQATQTSELDGNEHLLQAFSYFPYPSLADIALLCLRHGLQMEKVKTWFMAQRLRCGISWSSEEIEETRARVVYHRDQLLFKCLLSFTHQTVRPPQEMPPVPAPGQVALGLSPLALSEPTHMKGLKVEPEEPSQVSQLPLNHQKVKEPLVMGSRTFSYQSDGQDLQISGLSKEQASRHPNQSCGGKTASRNHSTAVHQPDNPPLISLLDKSCKEESEPSGTPPSSSTSSPSFQVLANGTTATPKPLQPLGCISQSFSPSEKALSPQVEPLWPQRLRNNSVSSRVGPTEYLSPDMQHQRKTKRKTKEQLAILKSFFLQCQWARREDYHKLEQITGLPRPEIIQWFGDTRYALKHGQLKWFRDNAVIGTPSFQDPAIPTPSTHSLKEWAKTPPLPAPPPPPDIRPLEKYWAAHQQLQEADILKLSQASRLSTQQVLDWFDSRLPKPAEVVVCLDEEEQEEEDEELPEDGEEEEEEEEEDDDDDDDDDLSCGQKDHGLLTQ; this is translated from the exons CTGTCTCTGAAGGGTACAAACCAGAGCACGACATGAGTCctaataaagatgccagcagtcTCAACAGCTCAGCAGTGGGACTTGTTTGTCTCCCGCCAGTCTCGGAGGAGCTACAGCTTGTGTGGACTCAAGCCACCCAAACCAGTGAGCTGGATGGAAATGAGCACCTGCTACAAGCCTTCAGCTACTTCCCCTATCCAAGCCTGGCAGATATTGCTCTCCTCTGCCTGCGGCATGGGCTGCAGATGGAAAAGGTAAAGACCTGGTTCATGGCCCAACGTCTCCGCTGTGGCATTAGCTGGTCATctgaagagatagaagagactcGAGCCAGAGTGGTGTACCACCGAGATCAACTCCTTTTCAAGTGtcttctctctttcacacaccaGACAGTGAGGCCCCCACAGGAGATGCCTCCAGTCCCCGCTCCAGGGCAGGTTGCTCTTGGACTGAGTCCTCTGGCGCTTAGTGAGCCCACTCATATGAAAGGATTGAAGGTTGAGCCTGAGGAGCCCTCTCAGGTATCACAGCTGCCATTGAATCATCAGAAAGTTAAGGAGCCCTTGGTGATGGGCAGCAGAACATTCTCCTACCAGTCAGATGGTCAGGATCTTCAGATCAGTGGCCTCTCTAAAGAGCAGGCTAGCAGGCATCCCAACCAGTCATGTGGTGGAAAGACTGCTTCTCGGAATCACTCCACAGCTGTCCATCAGCCAGATAACCCCCCACTGATCTCATTACTTGATAAAAGTTGTAAGGAGGAATCCGAACCTAGTGGAACACCTCcatcttcctctacctcttctccctctttccaggTATTGGCTAATGGAACCACTGCCACCCCTAAACCCCTCCAGCCTTTGGGTTGTATCTCACAGTCATTCTCACCTAGTGAGAAGGCACTGTCTCCACAAGTAGAACCACTCTGGCCCCAAAGGCTACGGAATAACTCAGTATCAAGTAGGGTTGGCCCCACAGAATACCTTTCCCCAGACATGCAACACCAGCGAAAGACTAAGCGTAAAACCAAAGAACAGTTGGCCATCCTCAAATCCTTTTTCCTACAGTGCCAATGGGCACGACGAGAAGATTACCATAAATTAGAACAGATCACTGGTTTACCTCGCCCTGAGATTATTCAGTGGTTTGGTGACACACGATATGCCTTGAAGCATGGACAGCTAAAATGGTTTCGGGACAATGCAGTAATTGGTACCCCTAGTTTTCAAGATCCAGCCATTCCCACACCATCAACTCATTCCTTGAAAGAATGGGCCAAGACACCACCTCTACCagccccaccacccccaccagaTATACGACCTTTGGAGAAGTACTGGGCAGCCCACCAGCAGCTGCAGGAAGCTGATATCCTTAAGCTGAGTCAGGCATCAAGACTAAGTACTCAGCAAGTGTTGGACTGGTTTGACTCTCGATTGCCTAAGCCAGCAGAAGTGGTAGTTTGTCTAGatgaagaggaacaggaggaggaggatgaagaactGCCAGAAGatggtgaggaagaagaggaggaggaggaggaagatgatgatgatgatgatgatgat GATCTGTCTTGTGGACAGAAGGACCATGGTCTTCTAACTCAATGA
- the Homez gene encoding homeobox and leucine zipper protein Homez isoform X4, giving the protein MSPNKDASSLNSSAVGLVCLPPVSEELQLVWTQATQTSELDGNEHLLQAFSYFPYPSLADIALLCLRHGLQMEKVKTWFMAQRLRCGISWSSEEIEETRARVVYHRDQLLFKCLLSFTHQTVRPPQEMPPVPAPGQVALGLSPLALSEPTHMKGLKVEPEEPSQVSQLPLNHQKVKEPLVMGSRTFSYQSDGQDLQISGLSKEQASRHPNQSCGGKTASRNHSTAVHQPDNPPLISLLDKSCKEESEPSGTPPSSSTSSPSFQVLANGTTATPKPLQPLGCISQSFSPSEKALSPQVEPLWPQRLRNNSVSSRVGPTEYLSPDMQHQRKTKRKTKEQLAILKSFFLQCQWARREDYHKLEQITGLPRPEIIQWFGDTRYALKHGQLKWFRDNAVIGTPSFQDPAIPTPSTHSLKEWAKTPPLPAPPPPPDIRPLEKYWAAHQQLQEADILKLSQASRLSTQQVLDWFDSRLPKPAEVVVCLDEEEQEEEDEELPEDGEEEEEEEEEDDDDDDDDDLSCGQKDHGLLTQ; this is encoded by the exons ATGAGTCctaataaagatgccagcagtcTCAACAGCTCAGCAGTGGGACTTGTTTGTCTCCCGCCAGTCTCGGAGGAGCTACAGCTTGTGTGGACTCAAGCCACCCAAACCAGTGAGCTGGATGGAAATGAGCACCTGCTACAAGCCTTCAGCTACTTCCCCTATCCAAGCCTGGCAGATATTGCTCTCCTCTGCCTGCGGCATGGGCTGCAGATGGAAAAGGTAAAGACCTGGTTCATGGCCCAACGTCTCCGCTGTGGCATTAGCTGGTCATctgaagagatagaagagactcGAGCCAGAGTGGTGTACCACCGAGATCAACTCCTTTTCAAGTGtcttctctctttcacacaccaGACAGTGAGGCCCCCACAGGAGATGCCTCCAGTCCCCGCTCCAGGGCAGGTTGCTCTTGGACTGAGTCCTCTGGCGCTTAGTGAGCCCACTCATATGAAAGGATTGAAGGTTGAGCCTGAGGAGCCCTCTCAGGTATCACAGCTGCCATTGAATCATCAGAAAGTTAAGGAGCCCTTGGTGATGGGCAGCAGAACATTCTCCTACCAGTCAGATGGTCAGGATCTTCAGATCAGTGGCCTCTCTAAAGAGCAGGCTAGCAGGCATCCCAACCAGTCATGTGGTGGAAAGACTGCTTCTCGGAATCACTCCACAGCTGTCCATCAGCCAGATAACCCCCCACTGATCTCATTACTTGATAAAAGTTGTAAGGAGGAATCCGAACCTAGTGGAACACCTCcatcttcctctacctcttctccctctttccaggTATTGGCTAATGGAACCACTGCCACCCCTAAACCCCTCCAGCCTTTGGGTTGTATCTCACAGTCATTCTCACCTAGTGAGAAGGCACTGTCTCCACAAGTAGAACCACTCTGGCCCCAAAGGCTACGGAATAACTCAGTATCAAGTAGGGTTGGCCCCACAGAATACCTTTCCCCAGACATGCAACACCAGCGAAAGACTAAGCGTAAAACCAAAGAACAGTTGGCCATCCTCAAATCCTTTTTCCTACAGTGCCAATGGGCACGACGAGAAGATTACCATAAATTAGAACAGATCACTGGTTTACCTCGCCCTGAGATTATTCAGTGGTTTGGTGACACACGATATGCCTTGAAGCATGGACAGCTAAAATGGTTTCGGGACAATGCAGTAATTGGTACCCCTAGTTTTCAAGATCCAGCCATTCCCACACCATCAACTCATTCCTTGAAAGAATGGGCCAAGACACCACCTCTACCagccccaccacccccaccagaTATACGACCTTTGGAGAAGTACTGGGCAGCCCACCAGCAGCTGCAGGAAGCTGATATCCTTAAGCTGAGTCAGGCATCAAGACTAAGTACTCAGCAAGTGTTGGACTGGTTTGACTCTCGATTGCCTAAGCCAGCAGAAGTGGTAGTTTGTCTAGatgaagaggaacaggaggaggaggatgaagaactGCCAGAAGatggtgaggaagaagaggaggaggaggaggaagatgatgatgatgatgatgatgat GATCTGTCTTGTGGACAGAAGGACCATGGTCTTCTAACTCAATGA
- the Homez gene encoding homeobox and leucine zipper protein Homez isoform X2 codes for MSLQSTHPVHFESDTIYEGRLSMRTRPPGRAVSEGYKPEHDMSPNKDASSLNSSAVGLVCLPPVSEELQLVWTQATQTSELDGNEHLLQAFSYFPYPSLADIALLCLRHGLQMEKVKTWFMAQRLRCGISWSSEEIEETRARVVYHRDQLLFKCLLSFTHQTVRPPQEMPPVPAPGQVALGLSPLALSEPTHMKGLKVEPEEPSQVSQLPLNHQKVKEPLVMGSRTFSYQSDGQDLQISGLSKEQASRHPNQSCGGKTASRNHSTAVHQPDNPPLISLLDKSCKEESEPSGTPPSSSTSSPSFQVLANGTTATPKPLQPLGCISQSFSPSEKALSPQVEPLWPQRLRNNSVSSRVGPTEYLSPDMQHQRKTKRKTKEQLAILKSFFLQCQWARREDYHKLEQITGLPRPEIIQWFGDTRYALKHGQLKWFRDNAVIGTPSFQDPAIPTPSTHSLKEWAKTPPLPAPPPPPDIRPLEKYWAAHQQLQEADILKLSQASRLSTQQVLDWFDSRLPKPAEVVVCLDEEEQEEEDEELPEDGEEEEEEEEEDDDDDDDDVIIRD; via the coding sequence CTGTCTCTGAAGGGTACAAACCAGAGCACGACATGAGTCctaataaagatgccagcagtcTCAACAGCTCAGCAGTGGGACTTGTTTGTCTCCCGCCAGTCTCGGAGGAGCTACAGCTTGTGTGGACTCAAGCCACCCAAACCAGTGAGCTGGATGGAAATGAGCACCTGCTACAAGCCTTCAGCTACTTCCCCTATCCAAGCCTGGCAGATATTGCTCTCCTCTGCCTGCGGCATGGGCTGCAGATGGAAAAGGTAAAGACCTGGTTCATGGCCCAACGTCTCCGCTGTGGCATTAGCTGGTCATctgaagagatagaagagactcGAGCCAGAGTGGTGTACCACCGAGATCAACTCCTTTTCAAGTGtcttctctctttcacacaccaGACAGTGAGGCCCCCACAGGAGATGCCTCCAGTCCCCGCTCCAGGGCAGGTTGCTCTTGGACTGAGTCCTCTGGCGCTTAGTGAGCCCACTCATATGAAAGGATTGAAGGTTGAGCCTGAGGAGCCCTCTCAGGTATCACAGCTGCCATTGAATCATCAGAAAGTTAAGGAGCCCTTGGTGATGGGCAGCAGAACATTCTCCTACCAGTCAGATGGTCAGGATCTTCAGATCAGTGGCCTCTCTAAAGAGCAGGCTAGCAGGCATCCCAACCAGTCATGTGGTGGAAAGACTGCTTCTCGGAATCACTCCACAGCTGTCCATCAGCCAGATAACCCCCCACTGATCTCATTACTTGATAAAAGTTGTAAGGAGGAATCCGAACCTAGTGGAACACCTCcatcttcctctacctcttctccctctttccaggTATTGGCTAATGGAACCACTGCCACCCCTAAACCCCTCCAGCCTTTGGGTTGTATCTCACAGTCATTCTCACCTAGTGAGAAGGCACTGTCTCCACAAGTAGAACCACTCTGGCCCCAAAGGCTACGGAATAACTCAGTATCAAGTAGGGTTGGCCCCACAGAATACCTTTCCCCAGACATGCAACACCAGCGAAAGACTAAGCGTAAAACCAAAGAACAGTTGGCCATCCTCAAATCCTTTTTCCTACAGTGCCAATGGGCACGACGAGAAGATTACCATAAATTAGAACAGATCACTGGTTTACCTCGCCCTGAGATTATTCAGTGGTTTGGTGACACACGATATGCCTTGAAGCATGGACAGCTAAAATGGTTTCGGGACAATGCAGTAATTGGTACCCCTAGTTTTCAAGATCCAGCCATTCCCACACCATCAACTCATTCCTTGAAAGAATGGGCCAAGACACCACCTCTACCagccccaccacccccaccagaTATACGACCTTTGGAGAAGTACTGGGCAGCCCACCAGCAGCTGCAGGAAGCTGATATCCTTAAGCTGAGTCAGGCATCAAGACTAAGTACTCAGCAAGTGTTGGACTGGTTTGACTCTCGATTGCCTAAGCCAGCAGAAGTGGTAGTTTGTCTAGatgaagaggaacaggaggaggaggatgaagaactGCCAGAAGatggtgaggaagaagaggaggaggaggaggaagatgatgatgatgatgatgatgatgtaatcATACGGGactga